The region CATTTCGCCGTTGACGTAAACGTTGCCTTGGGAAACCTTAACTTCATCCCCTGGTAAACCGATGATGCGCTTAATGAAAGCATCGTGGAAATTTTTTGCCTTGAGGGCGTCGGTGGGGTTAAACACAACAATTTCCCCCCGCTCTGGACTCCGCAATCGATAGGTGATCTTTTCAATGATCAGGCGATCGTTAATCTGGAGGGTGGGCTCCATGGAGGAAGAGGGAATGTAACGGGCTTCGGCCACAAAAGTACGAATGCCGATCGCCAAAATAACCGCGGTGACCATGGTTTTGCCCAATTCTAGCCAAGTATTTTCCGGTGGGCTTTCCTTCTTTTTGGTGGTTTCGCGGACGATATTTTCGGTCATAGGGGGGCCGGGAAAAATGGGGAGAT is a window of Synechocystis sp. PCC 7338 DNA encoding:
- the lepB gene encoding signal peptidase I — protein: MTENIVRETTKKKESPPENTWLELGKTMVTAVILAIGIRTFVAEARYIPSSSMEPTLQINDRLIIEKITYRLRSPERGEIVVFNPTDALKAKNFHDAFIKRIIGLPGDEVKVSQGNVYVNGEMLDENYIAAPPSYEYGPVKVPEDQYLVLGDNRNNSYDSHYWGFVPREKLLGRAFVRFWPVPRVGLLTDDPGQEPVEISPQASESPAMAPQAVPQGR